The genomic region GTGTTCTTCGGGTCGTCGTGCACCTGATCAACCGCCTGTACTGGCGGGTCGAGGTGGACCGCGTGTCGGCGGCTGCGGTGCCCGCCGAGGGTCCCGTGATCCTTGCTCCGGTCCACCGGAGCTTCATCGACTTCTTCATCGTGTCGGAGGTCACCCGGCGCAAGCTCTTCTACATGGCCAAAGATGACCTGTGGTCGTCGCGGCGCTTCGGTTCGTTCCTCGAATCGCTGGGAGGGTTCCCGGTGAACCGGCTCGGTACAGACCGCCTGGCGCTCGACCGGGCTCAGGAGGTCCTCGAGCGGGGTGATGCCCTCATCTTGTTCCCCGAAGGCACCCGACGCTCGGGTGCTGTGGTCGAGGATATCCACGAAGGCGCGGCGTTCCTCGCCGCCAGGACCGGGGCGCCTATCGTTCCGATCGGCATCGGGGGGAGCCACCGGGCCATGCCGAAAGGCTCGCGGATGGT from Terriglobia bacterium harbors:
- a CDS encoding lysophospholipid acyltransferase family protein produces the protein MHLINRLYWRVEVDRVSAAAVPAEGPVILAPVHRSFIDFFIVSEVTRRKLFYMAKDDLWSSRRFGSFLESLGGFPVNRLGTDRLALDRAQEVLERGDALILFPEGTRRSGAVVEDIHEGAAFLAARTGAPIVPIGIGGSHRAMPKGSRMV